Below is a window of Spelaeicoccus albus DNA.
GCCCTCTTCGACCGGTTCGTCCCCGGCACCGAGCTCGCGTCGTCGATCTTCACTCATAGCAGATACTTTTCCAGATAGGCCTTCGATCGTCGTTTCATTTTGACGGTTTACGTGACCTTCGTCACGTAATACGCTTTCTTCCGAGCAAAGCCCCACTAGTATCCCCGACCCATACGCCTACCGTGCGGAGGAACCATGCGAGTTCGTAGGAAGCGTCATGTCCATTTGATTTCGGCGACGGCAATTCTGACGTCGGCGCTGATGCTCGCCCCCACGGTGGCCGAGGCGCAGCCGCACGGCTCCCCCGCTTCCCTGTCCGGTTCGCATCGGGGACACGGCGGACGGCTGTCGCCGCGAACGCATTTCCGGATGAATCCGGACGGCTCGAGCGGCCGTTACGTCAGTGGTGCGGCGATCCCGAACATCGATTCGGTGAAATCGACTATCGAGACGTACTACGGGGACACGGGCGATGGAAAGGCTGACCGGGAGTCGTCGCCGTACATCACGCAAATGCGCAGCATAGTGGACAGGCAGCTACGTACGCTCAAACAGCGATACCGGCACGCAGCGCGCCATCACCAAAAGCCGGCGTTGGTCTTCGATACCGACGACACCACGTTGTCGACGTATGACATGGAAGCCGGCACCATGCACTTCCACTTCGACCCGAAGATCAATAATCAATTCACGCAGGAAGGACGCTTCGAGGCCACCCCGGGCATGGTTCGATTGGTGAACAGTGCGGCGCGCATGGGTTATCGGATATTCGGCATCACCGGGCGGAACTCCTCCCAAAAGGCAGCGACGTTGGAGAACCTGCGCCGAGTGGGCTATCACGCGTTCAGCGCCGATCGCTTTTACACCAAGTGGACGGGCAAGGGCGACTCGACGAAGCCCGGCTACATCCACTGCGCCGCTCAGGACTGCACGACAGTCGAATACAAGGCGCAGACCCGCGAACACATTGAACGGCACGGGTACCGGATCGTGGAAACCTGGGGCGACCAATGGTCGGACCTCAAAGGCCGGCATGCCGGTCACACCGTCAAACTGCCGAACCCGATGTATTTCCTGTCGTCTCCGAATCTGCCCGGTGTGCATCAGCCGTGGTTGTCGCCGCGGCGCAACTTCCAGATGGAGCCGGACGGGTCGAGCGGCAAGCGTCCGGACGGTGAGGGCATCCCCAATCTGGACTCGGTGAAGTCGACGATCCGCCAGCACTACGGCGCCCACGACGGCATCGCTTCAAAGCATTCATCGCCGTATATCCGTGAAATGCGTTCGATAGTGCGCAGGCAGCTGCCGCGGCTCGTGCGTGATTGCCGAAGGGGCCAACGAAACGGCGACAATCCGGCCGTCGTCCTGGACGCCGACGACACCACGCTGTGGACCTATGACATGGAAGACGGCGCTATGCACTTCCATTTCGACCCGAAGGTGCAGGACACCGAGTGGGTCCAAAAGGAACGTTTCCCGGCGACGCCCGGCATGGTTCATCTGGTCGATCGCGTGCGTACGGCCGGCTGCACGATCATCGGGCTCACGGGGCGCAATGACGATCAAAAGGATGCGACGATCAGCAACCTCCGCAAAGTCGGATACCGCGGCTTTACTGCCGCCAACTACTACACGAAGTGGACGGGCGACGGTGATTCGCAGCAGCCCGGCTATATTCACTGCGCCACGCAGAAATGCACGACGATCGAATACAAGTCGCAAACGCGCAAGCATATCGAGTCGCCGGCCGGCGGCGGCTTCAGCATCGTCGCCAACATCGGCGACCAGTTCTCCGATCTGAAGGGCGGTCACGCACGTCGGTTCATCAAACTTCCGAACCCGACCTATTATCTGCCGTGATGCGAGGCTCGCGCGCCGCCTTACTGTGAGCTGCCGAAATTCGTGCGGTCGGCCAGAAATTTCGCCAACACCACGTCAAGGCCGCCGACGAGCAGGTAGGAGCCGGCCGCACCGGCACCGGTGAGCGGCCAGGCCCAGTAACCGTCGATTCGCGAGAGAGCAAACCCCACAAGCACGGCGACCACCACCGCCAAAAAGTTCGACGGCTCCGCTGATTGTCGCCACTTGCCCGGTCTCCTTCATTCGTCCGCCGCGAAAAAGGAGTACCGATGCCACGCCAAATGCCACGAAGGCCAGGGCCGCTCCAAAACCGAACGATAGTGTTTCGGCGGGGCTCGTCGTGGGGGTCTTTCCGCCGACTAGGCCGTACGACGCGGTGATGGTGATCGAAAAGCCGTACGCGGTGGCATTGTTCCGCAACGCGGTGCGCACCCCGCGTCCGAACGCCTCGACGGCATTTTCGGCGCTGCGTTCAGCGGGCATGGCGACGCGGCGCACCGACGAAGTAATTGCAAGTGGACACCATGCGGACAGCCTACTGCACCGCGGGCGACGACCCGCTTCTGTTCCGCTGATGTCCGTCTGCTTGACATCGCCCACGTCGATTGTAGATTTGGAAGCTGCGCCGGCTGTATGAATCGCGCCGGCCGATTTTACGGTGAAGAATCCCGCCGGCTTATGCTTACCGCCCCATTCGAGGAGGCTGTACGACATGGACTTTCAGCCAAAAACCGCCATCGTCACCGGATCGGATTCAGGTATCGGGAAAGCGACGGCCGTCGCGCTCGCCGCTGCCGGCCTCGACATCGGCGTGACGTGGCACTCGGATCGCGACGGCGCGCTGGCCACCGCCGAGGAGGTCCGCTCCCACGGCCGCAATGCCGTGATAGCTCAACTCGACACCACGGACGTCGAATCGTGTGCCGGCGTCATCGACGACCTCGCCGATCGGCTTGGAAGCGTGGACGTGTTCGTCAACAACGCGGCGTTGGATACGCGCCACGATTTTCTGACCTTGTCGCTCGACGAGTGGAAAACCGTTCTGGACACGAACCTGAACGGCGCCTTCGTCTGCATCCAACGCGCTGCTCAGCGCATGGTCTCTGCCGGCAACGGTGGGCGGATCATCGCTGTCACCAGCGTTCACGAGAAGCAGCCGCGTTTCGGGGCGTGTGCCTACGACACTTCCAAGCACGGCTTAGGCGGACTGCTCAAAACCGTCGCTCTCGAACTCGGCGACTACGGCATCACTGCGAACACCGTCGCGCCAGGCGAGATCGCAACGCCGATGAACGATCAAGAGGATGCAAGCGCGTTCAGCAGGCATCGTCCTGGAGTGCCGCTTGGACGCCCCGGTGATGCGCGCGAAATCGCGGCAGTGGTGGCGTTCCTCGCATCGCCTTCGTCCAGCTATGTGACGGGCGCGTGCTGGCCGGTCGACGGCGGCATGCTTCAGATGGGGCCGCAAGCTGGATCGCACATCACCAGTGACGAATGGCGTCAAAGCTAGCGGTATTGCGGCGTGATTGGTTCGAGCGCGGAAGGTCATAGTGCTGAGTCGGTGGTTGCGACAGCGTGCAGTGAAGATTTTCCACCCCCAGGCTCGCCGGTCCCCGCCAAATTGACGACGACACCATCGCGGGCATCGGAATTCCGGTCAGCTATATACCGCTCCAAGGAATGCCG
It encodes the following:
- a CDS encoding SDR family oxidoreductase, producing the protein MDFQPKTAIVTGSDSGIGKATAVALAAAGLDIGVTWHSDRDGALATAEEVRSHGRNAVIAQLDTTDVESCAGVIDDLADRLGSVDVFVNNAALDTRHDFLTLSLDEWKTVLDTNLNGAFVCIQRAAQRMVSAGNGGRIIAVTSVHEKQPRFGACAYDTSKHGLGGLLKTVALELGDYGITANTVAPGEIATPMNDQEDASAFSRHRPGVPLGRPGDAREIAAVVAFLASPSSSYVTGACWPVDGGMLQMGPQAGSHITSDEWRQS
- a CDS encoding HAD family acid phosphatase, whose translation is MRVRRKRHVHLISATAILTSALMLAPTVAEAQPHGSPASLSGSHRGHGGRLSPRTHFRMNPDGSSGRYVSGAAIPNIDSVKSTIETYYGDTGDGKADRESSPYITQMRSIVDRQLRTLKQRYRHAARHHQKPALVFDTDDTTLSTYDMEAGTMHFHFDPKINNQFTQEGRFEATPGMVRLVNSAARMGYRIFGITGRNSSQKAATLENLRRVGYHAFSADRFYTKWTGKGDSTKPGYIHCAAQDCTTVEYKAQTREHIERHGYRIVETWGDQWSDLKGRHAGHTVKLPNPMYFLSSPNLPGVHQPWLSPRRNFQMEPDGSSGKRPDGEGIPNLDSVKSTIRQHYGAHDGIASKHSSPYIREMRSIVRRQLPRLVRDCRRGQRNGDNPAVVLDADDTTLWTYDMEDGAMHFHFDPKVQDTEWVQKERFPATPGMVHLVDRVRTAGCTIIGLTGRNDDQKDATISNLRKVGYRGFTAANYYTKWTGDGDSQQPGYIHCATQKCTTIEYKSQTRKHIESPAGGGFSIVANIGDQFSDLKGGHARRFIKLPNPTYYLP